The following proteins are co-located in the Streptomyces sp. DT2A-34 genome:
- a CDS encoding GNAT family N-acetyltransferase — protein sequence MADYGIRQASVSDVEAVAELRAVVLRADLERLGRYDEQRVRQRLRDGFDPAHTWVIEVGAAFAGCVALRPAEDAHWLEHFYLAPHLQGSGIGSGVLRELLERCDRRGVLVRLNVLRGSAAQRLYERHGFTVETEDAVDVFMVRELC from the coding sequence TCGAGGCGGTGGCCGAGTTGCGTGCCGTGGTGCTGCGGGCGGATCTGGAACGGCTCGGGCGGTACGACGAGCAGCGGGTGCGGCAGCGGCTGCGGGACGGCTTCGATCCGGCCCACACCTGGGTGATCGAGGTGGGCGCGGCGTTCGCCGGCTGTGTGGCGCTGCGGCCGGCCGAGGACGCCCACTGGCTGGAGCACTTCTATCTGGCCCCGCACCTTCAGGGCAGCGGTATCGGCTCGGGAGTGCTGCGCGAGCTGCTGGAGCGGTGCGACCGCCGCGGTGTCCTCGTCCGGTTGAACGTCCTGCGGGGCAGTGCGGCGCAACGGCTGTACGAGCGGCACGGGTTCACCGTCGAGACCGAGGACGCGGTGGACGTGTTCATGGTGCGCGAGCTGTGCTGA
- a CDS encoding SDR family oxidoreductase, producing the protein MKFAVIGGTGLIGSQVVRDLNAAGHEAVPHSQSTGVDVITGQGLDEAVAGADVVVNLTNSPTFDGTSPAFFQTSMDNLLAAAHKGGVGHFVILSIVGVDQVPELDYYRAKTLQETVLAAGPIPYSIVRATQFMEFMDAVLSWTADGDTVRLPATPIQPIAAKDVARAVTEAAVGAPLNGIRDIGGPEIFPLDELGRITLSHKGDSRTVVTDPTAGMFAAVKGDVLTDKNAHLAPTRYTDWLS; encoded by the coding sequence ATGAAGTTCGCGGTCATCGGCGGCACCGGACTCATCGGGTCGCAGGTCGTCAGGGACCTGAACGCCGCCGGGCACGAGGCGGTCCCGCACTCGCAGTCCACCGGAGTCGACGTCATCACCGGCCAAGGGCTGGACGAGGCCGTGGCGGGAGCGGACGTCGTCGTCAACCTGACGAACTCCCCGACGTTCGACGGAACTTCCCCGGCCTTCTTCCAGACCTCGATGGACAACCTCCTGGCCGCGGCCCACAAGGGCGGCGTCGGCCACTTCGTCATCCTTTCGATCGTCGGCGTGGACCAGGTGCCGGAGCTGGACTACTACCGCGCCAAGACGCTCCAGGAGACCGTCCTCGCGGCCGGGCCGATCCCTTACTCCATCGTCCGGGCGACGCAGTTCATGGAGTTCATGGACGCCGTCCTGTCCTGGACCGCCGACGGCGACACCGTCCGCCTGCCCGCCACCCCGATCCAGCCGATCGCCGCCAAGGACGTGGCCCGGGCCGTGACGGAGGCCGCCGTCGGCGCCCCGCTGAACGGCATCCGCGACATCGGCGGCCCCGAGATCTTCCCCCTGGACGAGCTGGGCCGGATCACCCTGTCCCACAAGGGGGACAGCCGTACGGTCGTCACCGACCCCACCGCCGGCATGTTCGCCGCCGTCAAGGGCGACGTCCTCACCGACAAGAACGCTCACCTCGCCCCCACGCGCTACACCGACTGGCTCTCCTGA
- a CDS encoding DUF5701 family protein: MPDSASNATVTSLPPLTTQAEHLIELGVHELAGISADEIRTFARDAGSAGSDALLAVHPDRAPASALAPLLRHDGKPGFVVVDMPDVDRFAPDAVELPDAPLYVVTGIDRGDRMANWSPEEALPALTKEDRTPLLLTEGIHWVLQQPPILERNRCFMTIGSRLRKPNGDLDARTPAIWISNGTGRDGRERRNAPKVGWCWWGNRHTWLGFASATGRRG, encoded by the coding sequence GTGCCCGACAGTGCGTCCAACGCCACCGTGACCTCGCTCCCGCCGCTCACCACCCAGGCGGAACACCTGATCGAGCTCGGGGTGCACGAGCTCGCGGGGATATCCGCCGACGAGATCCGCACCTTCGCGCGGGACGCCGGCAGCGCAGGCAGCGACGCGCTGCTCGCCGTCCACCCGGACCGCGCCCCCGCGTCCGCCCTCGCCCCGCTGCTCCGGCACGACGGCAAGCCCGGCTTCGTGGTCGTCGACATGCCCGACGTCGACCGTTTCGCGCCCGACGCCGTCGAACTGCCCGACGCCCCCCTCTACGTCGTCACCGGCATCGACCGCGGCGACCGCATGGCCAACTGGAGCCCGGAAGAGGCGCTGCCGGCCCTCACGAAGGAGGACCGCACCCCGCTGCTGCTCACCGAAGGCATCCACTGGGTGCTCCAGCAGCCGCCGATCCTCGAGCGCAACCGCTGCTTCATGACCATCGGCTCCCGGCTGCGCAAGCCGAACGGCGACCTGGACGCCCGTACCCCGGCGATCTGGATCAGCAACGGCACGGGCCGCGACGGCCGCGAGCGGCGCAACGCCCCCAAGGTCGGCTGGTGCTGGTGGGGCAACCGCCACACATGGCTGGGCTTCGCCTCCGCTACGGGTCGCAGGGGCTAG
- a CDS encoding Rrf2 family transcriptional regulator, producing the protein MSGGVEWALHCCVVLTSVDEPVPATKLAELHDVSPSYLAKQLQALSRAGLVRSVQGKAGGYVLTRDAASITVLDVVEAVDGPGPAFTCTEIRQRGPLATPAEACTTPCPIARAMAGADTAWREALRAVSIADLVQDVGATSGPAALTRVGAWLTTSSQG; encoded by the coding sequence ATGTCCGGCGGTGTCGAGTGGGCCCTGCACTGCTGCGTCGTGCTCACGTCGGTCGACGAGCCCGTCCCGGCGACCAAGCTGGCGGAGCTGCACGACGTGTCGCCGAGCTACCTGGCCAAACAGCTGCAGGCTCTCTCCCGGGCCGGGCTCGTGCGCTCGGTCCAGGGCAAGGCGGGCGGCTACGTACTCACCCGGGACGCCGCCTCGATCACGGTGCTCGACGTGGTCGAAGCGGTCGACGGCCCCGGCCCGGCTTTCACCTGCACGGAGATCCGGCAGCGGGGCCCCCTGGCCACCCCGGCCGAGGCGTGCACCACACCCTGCCCGATCGCCCGCGCGATGGCCGGGGCGGACACGGCCTGGCGAGAAGCGCTACGGGCCGTCTCGATCGCCGATCTCGTCCAGGACGTCGGCGCCACGTCCGGCCCCGCCGCGCTGACCCGCGTCGGCGCGTGGCTGACCACGTCGTCGCAGGGCTGA